The Stigmatopora argus isolate UIUO_Sarg chromosome 16, RoL_Sarg_1.0, whole genome shotgun sequence genome has a window encoding:
- the gtf3c4 gene encoding general transcription factor 3C polypeptide 4 encodes MASHVEHLSSAIANIRPTNDITEMDFQASNNVVNVEDLPGRRDPAITLLSTPSGTQPLVWSQDHRLAVCTSNSVAVVEHLCDFQTSKQDLILSRSSIPIPEKSYKMRVGPSTEHAEAMTHFNTHSDCSTMQEFLLDRSMNPYGEQKGMKYASWSPLGCGGSGRCLLACLTLEHRLTIQQWHVRRAWQTLVDLGDKYGEVLQKRGYAQKDGQPPEKDLFDFEELQRRHQMQTPVRMEWSSIYTLKQVESDNSCLDVEMVLLAVLMENGDLVLWKFTLPFENGSDVVFFDAIESHVSRPSALAWWEYENAGRQMSGLIVGSDLGPIKIMPVSLAGVKGYFTLRHPVILWEECDKISVENLKCVSLVHPILQSTCSLIVASRGSYVFWCLLAIKPTGLEVRNSHMAGLHSLPVVSLAVGPSGVVYTCSASGWIKKLTPKFTESALTFNQKILLSPENLTNQRLRAIALSPNEAYIALLGTRGMVNSFHTGLKNYQVNFFALKLPEAAARLLLGSPSENLYKQADLLDIMRWNILKTKSIPEALQQELDQKIHEVDSLYFWRLKLFLIRFLHQSLQSPLTDHHWKPSEEIPHGLVRVDQEKDEEEGEGMKGRNSKEQMMELQEKMDLVENRLARENMKKLLGEVYLNSQKTEKTCIPTIGVAEHLLKENGDENTEVLIGHIKKKMNKQTFPECCSICQETLPFNDHKRALCPNGHTWLRCVLSYQACQAFTYRRCLLHDSISGIPDPDDPPWIKKILQAPCLLCDSPMM; translated from the exons ATGGCGTCTCACGTAGAGCATTTGTCTAGTGCTATAGCTAATATTAGGCCAACAAACGACATTACTGAAATGGATTTTCAGGCAAGCAATAATGTTGTAAATGTAGAGGACTTACCAGGGAGACGGGATCCGGCAATCACCCTCTTGTCGACGCCGAGCGGCACACAGCCGCTTGTTTGGTCGCAGGACCACCGGCTTGCAGTGTGCACTAGCAACTCTGTAGCAGTAGTGGAGCATCTTTGCGACTTCCAAACCAGCAAACAAGATCTGATACTGAGCAGATCTTCAATTCCTATCCCCGAAAAGAGCTACAAAATGCGG GTCGGACCTTCAACAGAGCACGCGGAGGCAATGACCCACTTTAACACACATTCGGATTGCTCCACGATGCAGGAGTTTCTGCTGGATAGATCAATGAATCCCTATGGGGAGCAGAAAGGAATGAAATACGCTAGTTGGTCGCCGTTGGGTTGCGGTGGCAGTGGCCGTTGCTTGCTAGCGTGCTTGACGCTCGAACACAGACTCACCATCCAACAGTGGCACGTGCGTCGGGCGTGGCAGACGCTGGTCGACCTCGGCGATAAGTACGGCGAGGTGCTCCAAAAACGAGGCTACGCCCAAAAAGACGGGCAACCGCCCGAGAAGGATCTCTTCGACTTTGAGGAGCTTCAGCGACGGCATCAAATGCAGACCCCCGTGAGGATGGAGTGGTCAAGCATTTACACGCTGAAACAAGTGGAGTCGGACAATTCCTGCCTGGATGTGGAGATGGTCCTTCTTGCCGTCTTGATGGAAAATGGCGACCTTGTTTTGTGGAAGTTCACGTTGCCCTTCGAAAACGGCTCggatgtcgtttttttcgaCGCCATCGAGTCCCACGTGAGCCGACCTAGCGCCTTGGCGTGGTGGGAGTACGAAAACGCCGGTCGGCAAATGAGCGGCTTGATCGTCGGTAGCGACTTGGGGCCCATTAAAATCATGCCGGTCAGTTTGGCGGGAGTCAAGGGTTACTTCACCCTCCGACACCCCGTCATCCTCTGGGAAGAGTGTGACAAGATTAGCGTGGAGAACCTCAAGTGCGTCTCGCTGGTCCACCCCATCCTCCAATCCACCTGCAGCCTCATCGTGGCTTCTCGCGGTTCCTACGTCTTCTGGTGTTTGCTCGCCATCAAGCCCACCGGACTGGAGGTGCGCAACTCGCACATGGCGGGCCTCCACTCGCTCCCCGTGGTGTCGTTGGCGGTCGGCCCGAGCGGGGTCGTGTACACTTGCTCCGCCAGCGGGTGGATCAAAAAGCTGACGCCGAAATTCACGGAGAGCGCCTTGACTTTTAATCAAAAAATCCTGCTGTCCCCCGAAAATCTGACCAACCAGCGCTTACGTGCGATCGCACTGAGCCCCAACGAGGCGTACATCGCATTACTCGGCACGCGAGGTATGGTGAACTCCTTTCACACCGGTCTCAAGAACTACCAAGTGAACTTTTTCGCTTTAAAATTACCGGAAGCAGCAGCCAGGCTCCTGTTGGGGTCTCCCTCGGAGAACCTCTACAAGCAGGCTGACCTACTCGACATTATGAGGTGGAACATCTTAAAAACCAAAAGCATTCCCGAGGCGCTTCAGCAGGAGCTGGACCAGAAGATCCACGAGGTGGACTCCCTCTACTTTTGGCGCTTGAAGCTTTTCTTGATTCGTTTTCTGCACCAGTCGCTTCAGAGCCCACTGACGGACCACCACTGGAAACCTTCCGAGGAGATCCCCCACGGTCTGGTGCGGGTCGACCAGGAAAAGGATGAAGAAGAGGGCGAAGGGATGAAGGGGAGGAATTCAAAGGAGCAGATGATGGAGTTGCAGGAAAAGATGGATTTAGTGGAGAACCGTCTCGCGAGGGAGAACATGAAGAAGTTGCTTGGGGAGGTCTACCTCAACTCTCAGAAAACTGAGAAGACCTGCATTCCCACTATTGGTGTGGCCGAGCACCTCCTCaaggaaaatggagatgaaaaCACAGag GTCCTAATCGGTCACATCAAGAAAAAGATGAACAAGCAGACGTTCCCGGAGTGCTGCAGCATCTGCCAGGAGACGCTTCCCTTCAATGACCACAAACGAGCCTTGTGCCCAAACGGTCACACGTGGCTCAG GTGTGTTTTGTCCTATCAGGCGTGTCAGGCATTTACGTACAGACGCTGTCTCTTGCATGATAGCATCTCTGGAATTCCCGACCCTGACG ACCCACCGTGGATAAAGAAAATCCTCCAGGCGCCATGCTTACTCTGCGACTCTCCCATGATGTAG